The Sporosarcina ureae genome includes a region encoding these proteins:
- a CDS encoding acyl-CoA dehydrogenase, which produces MNFSYSEKVVKLQKQVTQFMEEYIYPNESVFRQQQEEQGDRWNKVPPIIDELKAKAKEKGLWNLFLPDDSYGAGLTNVEYAPLCEIMGRSFFAPEIFNCNAPDTGNMEVLARYGTDEQKKQWLEPLLEGEIRSAFAMTEKDVASSDATNIESSIVRDGDEYVINGRKWWTSGAGDPRCKVMIFMGKSDPNAAKHEQQSMILVPMDAKGVTVERMLPVFGYDDAPHGHAEILFTDVRVPAENILWGEGKGFAIAQGRLGPGRIHHCMRLIGAAERALELMCKRTSERETFGEKISHHGVVQQWIAESRMDIEQARLLTLKAAYMMDTVGNKVAKAEIAMIKVVAPNMALRVIDRAIQAFGGAGVSEDFPLAYMYAGARTLRIADGPDEVHSRQIARLELKKYR; this is translated from the coding sequence ATGAACTTTTCATATTCCGAGAAAGTAGTAAAGTTACAAAAGCAAGTGACGCAATTTATGGAAGAGTATATTTATCCAAACGAAAGTGTGTTTCGTCAGCAGCAAGAGGAACAAGGAGACCGTTGGAATAAGGTGCCGCCGATTATAGATGAATTGAAAGCGAAGGCGAAAGAGAAGGGGCTTTGGAATTTGTTTCTTCCAGATGATAGTTATGGGGCGGGATTGACGAATGTGGAATACGCACCGCTTTGTGAAATTATGGGGCGTTCATTCTTTGCACCGGAGATTTTCAATTGTAATGCGCCGGATACTGGCAATATGGAAGTGTTGGCGCGTTATGGTACGGATGAGCAGAAGAAGCAATGGCTCGAGCCTTTACTTGAAGGGGAGATTCGCTCAGCGTTTGCGATGACGGAAAAGGACGTGGCGTCGAGTGATGCGACGAATATTGAATCGAGTATTGTACGCGACGGCGATGAGTATGTGATAAACGGTAGGAAATGGTGGACTTCAGGTGCCGGAGATCCTCGCTGTAAAGTGATGATTTTTATGGGCAAGAGTGACCCAAATGCGGCGAAACATGAACAGCAATCGATGATCCTTGTGCCGATGGATGCAAAAGGTGTAACAGTGGAGCGTATGCTACCTGTTTTCGGCTATGATGATGCACCGCATGGACACGCAGAAATTCTCTTTACCGATGTACGTGTGCCAGCAGAAAATATATTGTGGGGCGAAGGGAAAGGGTTTGCAATTGCGCAAGGTAGATTAGGGCCTGGCCGTATTCACCATTGTATGCGTTTAATCGGTGCGGCTGAACGTGCACTTGAATTGATGTGCAAGAGAACAAGTGAACGGGAGACGTTTGGCGAAAAGATTTCGCATCACGGTGTCGTGCAACAATGGATTGCGGAATCACGGATGGATATTGAACAGGCTCGTCTGCTGACGTTAAAAGCTGCGTATATGATGGATACAGTCGGCAATAAAGTTGCGAAAGCAGAAATCGCTATGATTAAAGTGGTGGCACCGAATATGGCGTTGCGAGTGATTGACCGGGCGATTCAAGCATTTGGCGGAGCGGGTGTAAGTGAAGACTTCCCGCTTGCATATATGTATGCAGGAGCCCGAACGTTGCGTATTGCAGATGGTCCAGATGAAGTGCATTCAAGACAGATTGCTAGATTGGAATTGAAGAAGTATCGATAA